In the genome of Brachypodium distachyon strain Bd21 chromosome 3, Brachypodium_distachyon_v3.0, whole genome shotgun sequence, the window CCTCGACGCgcacctcttcttctccgaccccGGCCACGCTGGGCTGGACTGGAACACGCGCGTGAAGGTGGCGCAGGGCGCCGCCAGGGGGCTGCGGTACCTGCACGAGGTGGTGACGCCGCCGGTGATCTGCCGCGACGTCAAGTCCTCCAacatcctcctcgccggcgactTCACCCCCAAGCTCTCCGACTTCGGGCTCGCCAGGCTCGGCCCCGTCGGCGACCACACCCACGTCTCCACCCGCGTCATGGGCACCCACGGCTACTGCGCCCCGACTACGCCTCCACCGGCAGGCTCAGCGTCAAGTCCGACGTCTACAGCTTTGGCGTAGTCCTCCTCGAGCTCATCACCGGCCGCAGGGCCTTCgacgcccacgccgccgaaCCCGAGCAGCGCCTTCTCTGCCTCTGGGCCAGGCCTTACCTCGCCGACGCGCGCAGGAGCTACGCCAGGCTCGCCGACCCGGCGCTGCGCGGCAGATACTCTCGCCGCGGGCTCTACcagctcgccgtcgtcgcctcGCTCTGCCTCCACGACAAGCCCAACCTCCGCCCCACCATGTCCGACGTCACTCACGCCATTGACCACGTCGCCTCCCACCCATGGCAGCCTcattcttcttcgtcttctccggcgTCGTCGTCTCTTGGATCGGAAGCCAACCGTTCCCCCGATGCTTAAGAAATTAGTTATTCAGATAGCTTAGCTAGGAGGCTACTTACTGTGCTGTATGTCTCTCTCAGTCTGAAATTTTAATGGCAAcagtggaggcggcggtccgGCGATACCTAGAAAGCGGCAAGCCGCCCGCGCTCCTCCCGGCGCTCTTCAAGCACTGCTGCCTCCTTCCCAAGGAAAACGCATCGGCGGCTCTGGCCTCGCAGCTCCACGCCGACGCCTGTAAGCGCcctctctccgccgccgcatccaaCTCCCTCCTCTCCTGCTACCTCCGCACCGCCCGCCACGACCTCGCCGTTGCCCACTTCCGATGCCCATCCACACCCAGGGACGACGTCACCTACAACACCCTCTTCGCCCACCTCCCGCCATCACCGCCGGCCTCCTTCTTCGCCTCTCTCCGCTTCTTCCGCCCCAATGTCGCCACGCTCCTCGCCCTTGTACGCGCCTCTTCCGATTATCCAACCGTCGTCCATGCCTACCTCCTCAAGACGGCCTACAGCCACATGGGTGGCACCACCCTCCAAAACTCCCTGCTCGCAATGTACGCCGCCTTCGGTGACTCCCTCGCCGCAGCCACtctgttcgacgaaatgccaGACCGAGATGTCGTGTCCTGGACATCCATGATCGGGGCGTCCCTAGCAGGGGGGTCCGCGGATCAAGCCCTGGGCCTCTTCAGGGATATGGTTGCTGACGGAACGCTGGAGCTCGATGGGGTTGTCCTGGTCGTTGCTATCCGTGCTTGTGCCATGCTCGAGCATGCCGCGCTCGGGAGCTCCCTGCACGCCGTCGCGGAACGCCGTGGGTTGCAAGGCGATGATGTCTTTGTCCCCAACTCACTCGTCGACATGTATGCCAAGTGTCATGATTTGCATTCCGCAAGAAAGGTGTTCGACCTTATGGCACATAGGAATGTGGTGTCCTGGAACAGCATGCTGTCAGGGCTCGTGCACGCTGACCGCTGCGAAGAGGCACTAGAACTGGCTGCGTCTTCATCCTTGCTGACGGGCAACGGCGATGTTTATTTTGATGAGACAACGTTGGTGGTGCTCCTGCAGCTGTGCAAGAAGCTTGATGGTCAGGCCATGTGGTGCAGGTCAGTCCATGCCACGGCTTTGAGGAGGCTCTTATCGTTGTCAAGCATGCCGCTGGTGAATGCGTTGCTGGACACCTATGCCAAGTGTGGCCTGCTCGACTACTCTCTCAGGCTCTTCGAAGGGATGCGCGAGAAGAATGTCGTCACCTGGAGCACCCTCATTGCTGGTTGCGCTCACAATGGCAGACCACAAGAGGCGATGGCGTGCTACGTTGCAATgagggaggccggcgagatgcCCAACTCAATCACCATGTTGAGCCTCCTGGAAGCGTGTGCCTATTGTGCAGAAATGAGGGCGTCGAGATGCGCCCATGGCGTCGCAATCAGGAGTGGACTAGCCTTAGAGCGGGACGTCAGCAATGCTCTGGTGGACATGTACGGCAAGTGCGGCGACATTGCTGCGTCTACAAGTGTGTTCGACATGATGCCCAGCAAGGATGTGCTCACCTGGAACTCAATGATCGGTGCTTTGGGGATGAACGGCCGTACACTGGACGCACTTGCCATCCTTGACAGGATGGAGCGGGAAGATGAAGGCGTAAACCCAAACGGCATCACGATGCTCACCGTGCTGTCGGCATGCGCTCATGGTGGGCTGGTCGAAGAGGGCATGGCCTGCTTCGAGAGGATGACCGCGACATACTCGCTGCAGCCTCAGGTGGAACACCTGTCATGCGTCGTTGACATGCTTGCCCGTGTGGGGGACCTTGAAGGAGCGGTGAAGATCATCGAGGAGAGGATGTCCACCACCAACAGTCCAGCAGCCTGGAGTGCGTTACTGAGCGCCTGCAGAAGCCACAGCGACTTCAAGGTAGGACGGGATGCGGCGTCCCGTGTCCTGGAGCTGGAACCGGGCAACTCAGCAGGGTACCTGCTGTCCATGAGCATGCCAGGTGAGACGGCACGGATGCGGTGGCTGATGAGGGAGAGAGGAGTGAAGGTGACAAGCGGACACAGCGTGGTGTACATAGGGCAGGAGGCACACAGGTTCGTGTCATGGGATGGATGTCACCCGCATAGAGCGCAGGTTTACTCCATGCTACATCTTGTGCATCAACAAATACTGCCACCTACACATTCAAATCACCGTCTTCATCATCTTATCTTATCATGTACCAATGCTACTGATTAATCGTCACATTCATCTGAATCGTCGGACATATTATACTACGTACCAAAGGCCCACGTATGCTTAATTAGTTTCATCATTGCCCTCAGCCTTGTGGCTTGGCACCTATCAGCGTCGCTAGGTACGTACCCCAAGTCCTTCCGTGTTCTTactttcttcttgtttttgaAGGAGAATGTGGCTAACTAGTTACTCCTCTTGTTCATTTTGCTAGTCGTGGTCTTCATATATATCTGTATAATATGATTCTCTTGAGGTTTCCGGAGAACAATGAAAGTCCACAGGCTGGTCCTGCAGGCAGCAGGATATCAACAACATGACTGGCCATCACTTGCCAAACAGAAAGAGGGCATTGCCTGAGTAAATGATTGCCTGAGTACATAATCCACTACGCTCTCTTATCTATGCTAGTTAAGCTGAATCCTGTGGTACAGTTTGATGCTTTGGAACTTTAACCAGTGCAATTCTCACCCATGGTTCAGGAAACAACTCTCCGTTGATCTGAGTAACCAAAATAGACTTCCCTCCCATATGAAGTGTATATGATATGCTCTCTTCAACTCTCTTCAAGTCCTACCGCTGGCAGGAAATTTACTGCAGCATTGGCAATTGAACCCAGTCCATGACGTCCATGATTCTTACCAAGGTACTATTCCATACATTCGCCATATATGTATGATTTAAGTCAGCTTATTTATAGAATCTAAGCACAATAGTATTTTGCAAGCATCTGAGTTGATCCTAGCTTGCTCTGCATAGTTTGTATTAGTGTTGCTTTGTCTAAATCTGGCTTTACATGGATCCTCTTGCATACCGTGCCGCATTTCTGACTTGTGCTTCTGTATATTTGTCACTCGTTCTTGTTATATGACTTGAACCTGATGCATTTTCAATAGTGAAAATCTCAACATATCGTGAGCCTGCCGTATGGAATTTTCTGTATTTTATTCTCTTTTTAAAACGTGTATCTGCTTAATCAGCCCATTTGTTGTCCGGGCAGGGCCTATTTTGTGGGCTGGGCTGGTCCTTTTTTTTGGGATGGGCTGGTCCCTTTTTTTGGGATGGGCTGGGCCAAGTCTTACGGAAGATAGAGATAGCCGGCCCATACAGGGGAGGGGAAGGGATCATCTTtatcctctctccctctcaaaaaaaaattatttatcCTTTCTCTGTCTcgcctctcttcttcctcggctccGTCTTGTCTCGTTCCAGTATCAAATTCCCGGCCATTGATTCGCCTTCTCCAAGCTCTTCCAACCCTAGTCCGTCCTAGTACTGGTCATCCGGCTCTGAGCTGCTGATTGAGGATGAAGGCGCTCGTCTACGGGCAGCCCGCCCTGCTATTCCAAAGACCACGCGCTTCTGCTGCTACCTtcgcatcttcttcttcttcttcccaatGGCCATCCCTATCCCTAGAAACAACCCTATCAAGAAACCTTGCGAAGGGGAGTCTGCTTTGCAGGCGACGCATCACAGTTCATCCTCCTCACTCGATACCGAGATACGCCAGTAATCAACCTCAGGATGATGAAGGCACCCGTTCCTCCTCTCTTGCAAAGGACGCTCTCCTGTAAGATTCTTCATATTATTCAGTCGTGATCCTCTGAACACGAAACGTGCTTTCCTATGCAATGGTCTGCCAGTCCTGCGTCGGATGAATTTCGATCTGCCTAGTTGTGCCCAGTTGCCTTTGTTGTGCTACATTCAGTATAATCTTTACATTTCTGCATGATATATCTCTGCCTTTCATAACAATTCGAGAGATACACAGCGAGCTTCATCCTGCGGGTGTTGGAAGTGAGCTAATTCTGCTAGCTCTACCAGCAGTTTTAGGCCAAGCCATTGACCCATTGGCCCAACTCATGGAGACTGCATATATTGGCAGATTAGGTACCTTCTTTGTGCTGCTATATCCTGGACTTCCTTATTCTTTACACAGGGTGCCAAATTGTCTGTTTATTTCTCAATTTTGATGACCCTGACTCATCTTGTGTCTTATTTTTCGATAACTTGGATTGTTGGAAATTAGGTGTTGTGCCTTGGGTAATTAATCTGGTTGTAAATGCAACCACACCATTATATACTACTCTGATCAATATCACTCATGTTTCTTGTGTGTCAATGAATGTTTTGAATGCCATACTTATGTTGTATGTCAACCCCATACTCTATGATCAATATCACTCATGTTTCTCGCGTCTCAATTAGTGTTTCTAATGTCATAATTATGTTGCGTGTGGGCCCCATGCAGTGCATTTTACACTGCTTTCCATTCGTTTATGG includes:
- the LOC100823588 gene encoding pentatricopeptide repeat-containing protein At2g17210, with amino-acid sequence MATVEAAVRRYLESGKPPALLPALFKHCCLLPKENASAALASQLHADACKRPLSAAASNSLLSCYLRTARHDLAVAHFRCPSTPRDDVTYNTLFAHLPPSPPASFFASLRFFRPNVATLLALVRASSDYPTVVHAYLLKTAYSHMGGTTLQNSLLAMYAAFGDSLAAATLFDEMPDRDVVSWTSMIGASLAGGSADQALGLFRDMVADGTLELDGVVLVVAIRACAMLEHAALGSSLHAVAERRGLQGDDVFVPNSLVDMYAKCHDLHSARKVFDLMAHRNVVSWNSMLSGLVHADRCEEALELAASSSLLTGNGDVYFDETTLVVLLQLCKKLDGQAMWCRSVHATALRRLLSLSSMPLVNALLDTYAKCGLLDYSLRLFEGMREKNVVTWSTLIAGCAHNGRPQEAMACYVAMREAGEMPNSITMLSLLEACAYCAEMRASRCAHGVAIRSGLALERDVSNALVDMYGKCGDIAASTSVFDMMPSKDVLTWNSMIGALGMNGRTLDALAILDRMEREDEGVNPNGITMLTVLSACAHGGLVEEGMACFERMTATYSLQPQVEHLSCVVDMLARVGDLEGAVKIIEERMSTTNSPAAWSALLSACRSHSDFKVGRDAASRVLELEPGNSAGYLLSMSMPGETARMRWLMRERGVKVTSGHSVVYIGQEAHRFVSWDGCHPHRAQVYSMLHLVHQQILPPTHSNHRLHHLILSCTNATD